TGCGGCTGATGTCGATAAAACCTGCGGTCGCGATATAGTATGCGGCAGCGTCAGCGTCTGCGAAACGAACAACAATTGTCCTCATTGACGCTGCCGCCGCCGCTGACGCCGAAACCTGCGACAACCAAATGAACAGGGCTTTCCCCTCCCGGCTACAAGAGCGGCGATGCTCGGTCCGTGTCAACACTCTCCTCCAAGGCTACTCCGGGATACGCTTCGAAATCCTCGAAGCCATCACAAAATTCCTCAACCACAAACAACATCACACCTCGATCGCCTTCCTCTCCTCGGCACCATCACCGCCTCAGGTGACCTCGAATATGTCTTCTCTTATGTTGATGACCCAAGTAGCCTCGCTAAACCTTTAATACAAAAGCTTAGAAACTTCCTTGTTGAATACGGTTTAGCTGAACCGGGACATGAGGTTAGCTCTGTTTTTGAGAAAATAGGAAAGTTCGAGGCTGAGATGAAATCTCTCCTCCCTGAAGTAGTGGAACGAGTCCGGATAGAGTACGAGAAGGGTACGTCAGATGTGGCTAATAGAGTCAAGGAGTGTCGGTCCTATCCGTTGTACAGGTTCGTGCGAGACGAACTCGAGACAGGATTGCTAACCGGAGAGAATGTCCGGTCACCGGGAGAAGATTTCGACAAAGTTTTCACGGCGATCTCTCAAGGCAAACTTATAGATCCTTCGTTTGAATGTCTCAAAGAATGGAACGGAGCTCCGATTCCAATCAGCTAAACCGTTCCGTCAAGTCTCTAATCTATCAACAAAAATGTCATACTAA
This genomic interval from Brassica oleracea var. oleracea cultivar TO1000 chromosome C2, BOL, whole genome shotgun sequence contains the following:
- the LOC106326691 gene encoding LOW QUALITY PROTEIN: phenylalanine ammonia-lyase 3-like (The sequence of the model RefSeq protein was modified relative to this genomic sequence to represent the inferred CDS: inserted 1 base in 1 codon; deleted 4 bases in 3 codons) → MEFCQPNKHTATTTTITTASSDPLNWNAAAEXLKGSHLEEVKKMVNDFRKGRVLLGGETLTIGQVYGPGVATGGTTVELSEEARAGVNASSEWVMESMNRGMDTYGITTGFGSSSARTTNQGAARQKELIRYLNAGIFATDAGDADTSNTLPLPATRAAMLVRVNTLLQGYSGIRFEILEAITKFLNHKTSHLDRLPLLGTITASGDLEYVFSYVDDPSSLAKPLIQKLRNFLVEYGLAEPGHEVSSVFEKIGKFEAEMKSLLPEVVERVRIEYEKGTSDVANRVKECRSYPLYRFVRDELETGLLTGENVRSPGEDFDKVFTAISQGKLIDPSFECLKEWNGAPIPIS